One genomic window of Ilyobacter polytropus DSM 2926 includes the following:
- a CDS encoding 2-oxoacid:acceptor oxidoreductase subunit alpha → MSKIKFMQGNEACVEGAIAAGMKFFAGYPITPSTEVMEKSAEMLPKVEGKFIQMEDEIAGIAAAIGGSIAGSKSMTATSGPGFSLKMENLGYAVIAEIPLVVVNVQRNGPSTGLPTSPSQGDMMQAKWGTHGDHPVIALSPSTVQECYSLTARAFNLAEKYRMPVLFMLDEVVGHMREKVVLDTTLIEEIVDRAKPAKDDASYLPYGVSGDELVPKMSSFGEGHRYHITGLVHDETGFPTNSTKVADKLMTRLMDKVEKNKDDIIQYEEYMMEDAEYVIFSYGSTARSSKQAVMDLREKGIKAGLFRAITIWPFPEDRIRELAQKSKGILVAEMNLGQMVLEVERIANGSCPVKLMGKGNGEFISPAEIVEKFGEVM, encoded by the coding sequence ATGAGCAAAATTAAGTTTATGCAAGGAAACGAAGCGTGTGTTGAAGGTGCAATCGCTGCTGGAATGAAATTTTTTGCAGGGTATCCTATCACACCGTCAACTGAAGTTATGGAAAAATCTGCTGAAATGCTTCCTAAAGTTGAAGGAAAATTTATTCAGATGGAAGATGAGATTGCCGGTATAGCTGCTGCAATCGGTGGATCAATTGCAGGATCAAAGTCTATGACTGCAACAAGCGGACCTGGATTCTCACTTAAAATGGAAAACCTAGGATATGCAGTAATCGCCGAGATTCCTTTAGTTGTAGTAAACGTTCAGAGAAACGGGCCAAGTACAGGTCTTCCTACATCACCATCTCAAGGAGATATGATGCAGGCTAAATGGGGAACTCACGGTGACCATCCTGTAATTGCTCTTTCACCATCTACAGTGCAAGAGTGCTATTCTCTTACAGCTAGAGCCTTCAACCTTGCTGAAAAATATAGAATGCCTGTTCTTTTCATGCTAGATGAGGTTGTTGGACATATGAGAGAAAAAGTGGTTTTAGACACGACTCTTATTGAGGAAATAGTAGACAGAGCGAAGCCTGCAAAAGACGATGCTTCTTATCTTCCTTACGGAGTTTCAGGAGACGAACTTGTTCCTAAAATGTCTTCATTTGGAGAGGGACACAGATACCATATCACAGGTCTTGTGCATGACGAGACAGGTTTCCCTACAAACAGTACAAAAGTAGCAGATAAGTTAATGACAAGATTAATGGATAAAGTTGAAAAAAATAAAGATGACATTATTCAGTATGAAGAGTACATGATGGAAGATGCTGAATATGTTATATTCTCTTATGGAAGTACAGCCAGATCTTCAAAGCAGGCGGTTATGGACCTTAGAGAAAAAGGTATAAAAGCAGGACTATTCAGAGCCATTACAATCTGGCCTTTCCCTGAGGATAGAATCAGAGAATTAGCTCAAAAATCAAAAGGAATTCTTGTGGCTGAGATGAACCTTGGACAGATGGTACTTGAGGTTGAGCGTATTGCCAACGGAAGCTGTCCTGTAAAATTAATGGGTAAAGGTAACGGAGAGTTCATAAGCCCTGCTGAAATAGTTGAAAAATTTGGGGAGGTAATGTAA